The segment AAAGCTGTTTTCATATCATATCACCTTAATGAATGGGAATCCCGCTGCATGTCTCATATCGTGAGTTAATTCATGAATGTAAAGATCCTCAAATGCTTGATTACCTAAAACAATGCTAAACAAATGTCCTTGATCATAACCTACAAGAAATAATCCGAATACAAAAATAATTGCCAA is part of the Nitrosarchaeum sp. genome and harbors:
- a CDS encoding CbtB domain-containing protein, with product MSQPKEIIISKSSVPILAVVILAIIFVFGLFLVGYDQGHLFSIVLGNQAFEDLYIHELTHDMRHAAGFPFIKVI